From the Psychrobacillus sp. FSL K6-4046 genome, one window contains:
- a CDS encoding flagellar hook-basal body complex protein — MIRSMYSGISGLKNFQTKLDVIGNNISNVNTYGFKKGRTVFKDLISQTTSGASAPTGTRGGVNAKQVGLGSQLSAIDTIHSGGSLQSTGNTLDLAISGDGFFQVADGKGATATAGPNGFENYLYTRAGNFYMDKEGYLVNSDGKYLVGASAVTTGAPAQFPLANLVSVTPNSGNLDATGNDGIPDKTFITGATTTYKPIQIPTDAQSMSISQDGTVTFVDKGGELRWSGQLVLAKFPNAGGLEKAGNNYFKSSPNSGTPLNSVGTQDGLGTVNSGFLEMSNVDLSEEFTDMIVAQRGFQANTRIITTSDQILEELVNLKR, encoded by the coding sequence ATGATTCGTTCAATGTACTCAGGTATCTCAGGACTTAAAAACTTTCAAACAAAATTAGACGTAATAGGTAACAACATCTCTAACGTAAATACTTATGGTTTTAAAAAGGGTCGTACAGTTTTTAAAGATTTAATCTCACAGACGACTTCAGGTGCTTCTGCACCTACAGGAACACGAGGTGGAGTAAACGCTAAACAAGTAGGGTTAGGCTCCCAGTTATCTGCAATTGATACTATCCACTCTGGAGGTTCATTGCAATCTACAGGTAATACATTAGATCTTGCTATATCTGGAGATGGGTTTTTTCAAGTAGCAGATGGAAAAGGAGCAACTGCCACAGCTGGTCCAAATGGATTTGAAAATTATTTATATACACGTGCTGGGAACTTTTATATGGATAAAGAAGGATACTTAGTTAATTCTGACGGGAAATACTTAGTTGGTGCCTCAGCAGTTACTACTGGTGCGCCGGCGCAGTTCCCATTGGCCAATTTAGTTTCTGTAACACCTAATAGCGGGAATTTAGATGCAACTGGTAATGATGGAATTCCTGATAAAACATTTATAACCGGAGCTACTACTACTTATAAACCAATTCAAATTCCTACTGACGCTCAAAGTATGAGTATTAGTCAAGATGGTACTGTGACATTTGTAGACAAAGGTGGAGAACTTAGATGGTCGGGGCAATTGGTTTTAGCCAAATTTCCAAATGCAGGAGGTTTAGAAAAGGCGGGGAACAATTATTTTAAATCCTCACCAAACTCAGGTACTCCGTTAAACTCAGTAGGAACTCAAGATGGTCTTGGAACAGTCAACTCTGGCTTCCTAGAAATGTCTAACGTTGACTTATCTGAAGAGTTTACGGACATGATTGTAGCGCAACGTGGATTCCAAGCTAATACTCGTATTATCACGACTTCAGACCAAATCTTAGAGGAATTAGTTAACTTAAAACGATAA
- a CDS encoding TIGR02530 family flagellar biosynthesis protein — protein MDHVTINRVSLQPGIRQPITTKQVTPPKQAFLQHLHEATVKTELKVSKHANQRLLERNIHISDAQWQLVSDKVSEARSKGVKDSLVLMEQAALIVSAKNATVITAMDRTEANNQLFTNIDGTIVLG, from the coding sequence ATGGACCATGTTACTATTAACCGTGTCTCCCTGCAACCAGGTATCCGTCAACCAATAACAACTAAGCAAGTCACACCTCCTAAACAGGCGTTTTTACAGCATTTACATGAAGCCACGGTAAAAACAGAACTAAAGGTAAGCAAACATGCCAATCAGCGATTACTAGAAAGAAATATTCATATTTCAGATGCGCAGTGGCAGCTTGTAAGTGACAAAGTATCAGAAGCGCGCTCCAAAGGTGTAAAGGACTCATTAGTATTGATGGAACAAGCAGCTTTAATCGTAAGTGCAAAAAATGCCACGGTTATTACTGCAATGGATCGTACGGAAGCAAACAATCAATTGTTTACCAATATAGACGGCACAATAGTGCTAGGATAG
- the flgD gene encoding flagellar hook assembly protein FlgD, whose product MADLTPITSNMYLSSKKTTKTTGNSTLGKDEFLKILMTQLQNQDPTNPMKDNEFIAQMAQFSSLEQMTNLTNAFEKFAQAQEQTQMIEYSNFVGKQVKWHELTDKNGVDGKPITNEGTGQIVGVKFVNGSVEFTLSDGKKITPGNISEVLSSNGNSNSLVEASMMIGKTIGYTDNTVETKGVVESVSKKDGVILLNLSGGTTITADKINSIQ is encoded by the coding sequence ATGGCTGATTTAACACCAATTACAAGCAATATGTACCTGTCATCTAAAAAAACGACTAAAACAACGGGTAATAGTACGCTTGGAAAAGATGAATTTTTAAAAATATTGATGACACAACTTCAAAATCAGGATCCTACTAATCCAATGAAGGATAACGAATTCATTGCTCAAATGGCACAGTTTTCTTCCTTAGAGCAAATGACGAACTTAACGAATGCCTTTGAAAAGTTTGCGCAGGCACAAGAACAAACCCAAATGATTGAATACAGCAATTTTGTTGGTAAGCAAGTGAAATGGCACGAGCTGACAGACAAAAATGGTGTAGATGGTAAGCCTATCACTAACGAAGGAACTGGCCAAATTGTTGGAGTTAAATTCGTAAATGGGAGCGTAGAATTTACACTGTCTGATGGAAAGAAAATTACACCAGGTAACATTTCGGAAGTATTATCAAGCAATGGGAACTCTAACAGTTTAGTAGAGGCAAGTATGATGATTGGAAAAACTATTGGATACACTGATAATACCGTAGAAACAAAAGGTGTTGTTGAATCTGTCTCTAAAAAAGATGGTGTGATTTTATTGAATCTTTCTGGTGGTACTACGATAACAGCAGATAAAATTAATTCTATCCAATAA
- a CDS encoding flagellar hook-length control protein FliK, protein MSIAIFNMRPPAAVQPKTELPTGNSQGFGNVFGQILSSQSVPSVNVESPVKTEQNLIQDLLSLLDAESIEDAQNLLQTDELLVDSNDLHQLLNKLLSKLEDLQENPDQKQDVWEILANVMEQPQKLVDSILLTLNGQASNKITSPVEAKQAVELLKVVQLIGNKSDLTFKQETTLFDLKQTLETLKENLTNLSLIQGRNSTPVTKAFIQQVVMNQSVTKGMSTEVVTESKETTSVNQGQTITVQTKVETVSMTLPTQKSAQSEEFIKELQKLMNRVQFGQAAGANRLVIKLYPEQLGTIRIELIQKDGILTAKMLASTALGKEMLDTHSGQLRQGLANQNIQIEKLEITQALQDTAKQEKNQGFQDSTFKQHRQHDQQEEDSDVSVSDIQTTFQEFLSEIEV, encoded by the coding sequence TTGAGCATAGCGATATTTAATATGAGACCTCCTGCTGCTGTGCAACCTAAAACAGAGTTGCCAACAGGTAACAGTCAAGGATTTGGAAATGTATTTGGACAAATTCTTTCCAGTCAGTCTGTACCATCTGTTAATGTTGAAAGCCCTGTGAAAACAGAGCAAAATCTTATACAAGATTTACTTTCTCTATTAGATGCCGAATCCATAGAGGATGCACAGAATTTACTTCAAACGGATGAACTACTAGTAGATTCAAATGACTTACATCAATTGTTAAATAAATTGCTAAGCAAGCTTGAAGATTTACAGGAGAACCCAGATCAGAAACAGGATGTTTGGGAAATTCTTGCGAATGTAATGGAACAGCCTCAAAAGCTTGTTGACTCTATCCTTTTAACATTAAATGGACAAGCATCGAATAAGATTACAAGTCCAGTGGAAGCAAAACAAGCAGTAGAGCTTTTAAAGGTAGTCCAACTTATAGGAAACAAAAGTGATTTGACCTTCAAACAAGAAACGACACTTTTTGATCTAAAACAAACATTGGAAACTTTAAAGGAAAACTTAACAAATTTATCATTGATACAAGGTAGAAACTCTACTCCCGTAACTAAAGCATTTATACAACAAGTGGTAATGAATCAATCAGTTACTAAAGGAATGAGTACAGAAGTAGTAACAGAAAGTAAAGAAACCACTTCTGTAAATCAAGGTCAGACAATCACTGTACAAACAAAAGTAGAGACAGTGTCCATGACTCTCCCTACACAAAAATCAGCTCAGTCAGAGGAGTTTATAAAAGAACTTCAAAAGTTGATGAACCGGGTTCAATTTGGACAAGCAGCAGGGGCTAATAGATTAGTGATTAAGCTATATCCTGAACAGCTTGGAACGATCCGCATTGAGTTGATACAAAAGGATGGAATCTTAACTGCAAAAATGCTTGCATCAACTGCCTTAGGTAAAGAAATGCTAGATACGCATTCTGGTCAATTAAGACAAGGACTGGCAAATCAAAATATACAAATAGAGAAGCTAGAGATTACCCAAGCATTGCAAGACACAGCAAAACAGGAGAAAAACCAAGGTTTCCAAGACTCTACTTTTAAACAACATAGACAGCATGATCAACAAGAAGAAGATTCAGATGTTTCAGTTTCAGATATACAAACCACGTTCCAAGAATTTCTAAGTGAAATAGAGGTATAA
- the fliJ gene encoding flagellar export protein FliJ: protein MVAYQYKFAKVLTVREQEKSETEIAYKESVNAFEQVATELYNLLKKRESTLDTQNDLLSNGLSIDGIHHYSNFLESLQKRIEVVQKEVIQARSKMNWYEEKLLEKSLEVRKFEKMQEKDFESFQQEQYRLEAIVLDEISSLKFQNKEIR, encoded by the coding sequence ATGGTTGCTTATCAATATAAATTTGCTAAGGTGCTTACGGTTCGTGAACAGGAGAAGTCAGAGACAGAAATAGCGTACAAAGAGTCAGTTAATGCCTTTGAACAGGTTGCTACTGAACTATACAATCTTTTGAAAAAAAGAGAGTCTACTCTAGACACTCAAAACGATTTGCTGTCCAATGGATTAAGTATTGATGGAATACATCATTATTCTAATTTTCTAGAGAGCCTACAAAAAAGAATTGAAGTTGTACAAAAAGAGGTTATACAGGCTAGGTCCAAGATGAACTGGTATGAGGAAAAACTGTTGGAAAAAAGCTTAGAGGTTCGGAAGTTCGAAAAAATGCAAGAAAAGGATTTTGAAAGTTTTCAACAAGAACAGTATCGCCTAGAAGCGATTGTTTTAGATGAGATTTCTTCCTTAAAGTTTCAAAACAAAGAGATTAGGTGA